A window of the Cynocephalus volans isolate mCynVol1 chromosome 10, mCynVol1.pri, whole genome shotgun sequence genome harbors these coding sequences:
- the AKAP8 gene encoding A-kinase anchor protein 8 isoform X2, which yields MEQGYGGYGAWSAGPANTQGAYGTGVASWQGYENYNYYSTQNTSVTTGATYSYGPASWEAAKASDGGLAAGGPAMHMASYGPEPCADNSDSLIAKINQRLDMISKEGIRGGSGSGGEGLQDRESSFRFQQFESYDSRPCLPEHNPYRSSYSYDYDFDLGSNRNGGFGGQYNDCRDPARERGSLDGFVRGRSQGRFQDRSNPSTFIRSDPFLPPPVSSEPLSTPWNELNYMGGRGLSGPSPSRPPPSVFPQSMHAPDYGVMGMQGAGGYDNAIPYGCGRSQTRMRDWPRRRGFDRFGPDSMGRKRKLFQMYEEPDAKVARADSEGDFSDNDDGAGDFRSGDEEFRGEKDDEDEEMKKKREKQRRRDRMRDRAADRIQFACSVCKFRSFEDEEIQKHLQSKFHKDTLQFISTKLPDKTVEFLQEYIVNRNKKIEKRRHELTEKESTKPKPDPFKGIGQEHFFKKIEAAHCLACDMLIPAQHHLLQRHLHSVDHNHNRRLAAEQFKKTSLHVAKSVLNNRHIVKMLEKYLKGEDPFTNETVDPEMEGDDNLEAEDKEETPEEVAAEVLAKVITAAVRAVDGEAVPTGEGDRVLAGGEGPVAVAEAGSDPHIEQPPEEEMPCGTASDKGDTEARNEVETLAAEVESPITVAAPSPAAPEAKVEQTGEESKDDSPME from the exons ATGGAGCAGGGCTACGGAG GCTATGGGGCATGGAGTGCTGGACCTGCCAACACCCAGG GTGCCTATGGAACCGGTGTGGCCAGTTGGCAAG GTTATGAAAACTACAATTATTACAGCACCCAGAACACCAGTGTCACCACAGGAGCGACCTACAGCTATGGCCCAGCCTCCTGGGAGGCTGCCAAGGCCAGCGATGGTGGCCTGGCAGCTGGAGGCCCTGCCATGCACATGGCCTCTTATGGCCCAGAGCCATGCGCTGACAATTCTGACTCCCTCATTGCCAAGATCAACCAGCGTTTGGACATGATATCCAAGGAAGGAATCAGGGGCGGGAGCGGCAGTGGCGGGGAGGGCTTGCAGGACCGGGAGAG CTCCTTCCGCTTCCAGCAGTTTGAGTCCTATGACTCCAGGCCTTGCCTACCTGAACACAACCCCTACCGCTCCAGCTACAGCTACGACTATGACTTTGATCTCGGGTCCAACCGCAATGGCGGCTTTGGTGGGCAGTATAATGACTGCAGGGACCCGGCCCGTGAGCGGGGCTCCCTGGATGGTTTTGTGCGGGGCCGGAGCCAGGGCCGCTTCCAGGATCGGAGCAACCCCAGCACCTTTATACGCAGCGACCCCTTCTTGCCACCCCCGGTCTCCTCCGAGCCTCTGTCCACTCCCTGGAACGAGCTGAACTACATGGGTGGGCGGGGCCTGAGCGGCCCCTCCCCCAGCAGGCCACCACCTTCTGTCTTCCCCCAGTCCATGCATGCCCCTGACTATGGTGTGATGGGCATGCAGGGGGCAGGTGGCTATGACAACGCCATTCCTTATGGATGTGGCCGGTCACAGACCCGGATGCGGGACTGG CCCAGGAGGAGAGGGTTTGACCGCTTCGGACCAGACAGCATGGGCAGGAAGCGGAAGCTGTTTCAAATGTATGAGGAACCGGACGCCAAAGTGGCCCGGGCTGACAGCGAAGGAGATTTTTCTGACAACG ATGATGGAGCTGGTGACTTCCGGTCAGGAGATGAAGAATTCAGAG GAGAGAAGGACGACGAGGAcgaagaaatgaagaagaaaagagaaaagcaaaggagGAGGGATAGGATGCGGGACCGGGCAGCAGACAG GATTCAGTTTGCATGTTCTGTGTGCAAGTTCCGTAGCTTTGAAGACGAAGAAATCCAGAAGCATCTGCAAAGCAAATTTCACAAAGACACTCTGCAGTTTATAAGTACCAAACTGCCTGATAAGACGGTGGAGTTCCTCCAG GAATACATCGTAAACAGGAATAAGAAAATTGAGAAGCGGCGTCATGAGTTGACAGAGAAGGAAAGCACGAAACCAAAACCAGATCCTTTCAAAG GGATTGGCCAGGAACACTTCTTCAAGAAGATTGAGGCCGCTCACTGCCTGGCCTGTGACATGCTGATCCCTGCACAGCACCATCTCCTCCAGCGGCATCTGCACTCTGTGGACCACAATCACAACCGCCGG TTGGCTGCTGAACAGTTCAAGAAAACAAGTCTCCATGTGGCTAAGAGTGTTTTGAACAACAGACATATAGTGAAGATGCTGGAAAAATATCTCAAG GGTGAGGATCCTTTCACCAATGAAACTGTTGACCCAGAAATGGAAGGTGATGACAATTTAGAAGCTGAGGATAAGGAGGAGACACCTGAGGAAGTGGCTGCAGAAGTCTTAGCCAAGGTGATCACAGCAGCGGTGAGGGCAGTCGATGGGGAAGCAGTGCCCACTGGAGAGGGCGACAGAGTGCTGGCGGGAGGGGAAGGCCCTGTGGCTGTGGCGGAGGCCGGTAGTGATCCCCATATCGAACAGCCACCAGAAGAGGAGATGCCCTGTGGAACAGCATCTGATAAAGGGGATACCGAGGCCAGAAATGAGGTGGAGACACTGGCAGCAGAGGTAGAAAGCCCCATAACCGTggctgccccttccccagctgcCCCAGAGGCCAAAGTTGAACAGACGGGTGAAGAGTCCAAAGATGATAGCCCCATGGAATGA
- the AKAP8 gene encoding A-kinase anchor protein 8 isoform X1 has protein sequence MEQGYGGYGAWSAGPANTQGAYGTGVASWQGYENYNYYSTQNTSVTTGATYSYGPASWEAAKASDGGLAAGGPAMHMASYGPEPCADNSDSLIAKINQRLDMISKEGIRGGSGSGGEGLQDRESSFRFQQFESYDSRPCLPEHNPYRSSYSYDYDFDLGSNRNGGFGGQYNDCRDPARERGSLDGFVRGRSQGRFQDRSNPSTFIRSDPFLPPPVSSEPLSTPWNELNYMGGRGLSGPSPSRPPPSVFPQSMHAPDYGVMGMQGAGGYDNAIPYGCGRSQTRMRDWPRRRGFDRFGPDSMGRKRKLFQMYEEPDAKVARADSEGDFSDNDDGAGDFRSGDEEFRGEDEFCDSGRQRGEKDDEDEEMKKKREKQRRRDRMRDRAADRIQFACSVCKFRSFEDEEIQKHLQSKFHKDTLQFISTKLPDKTVEFLQEYIVNRNKKIEKRRHELTEKESTKPKPDPFKGIGQEHFFKKIEAAHCLACDMLIPAQHHLLQRHLHSVDHNHNRRLAAEQFKKTSLHVAKSVLNNRHIVKMLEKYLKGEDPFTNETVDPEMEGDDNLEAEDKEETPEEVAAEVLAKVITAAVRAVDGEAVPTGEGDRVLAGGEGPVAVAEAGSDPHIEQPPEEEMPCGTASDKGDTEARNEVETLAAEVESPITVAAPSPAAPEAKVEQTGEESKDDSPME, from the exons ATGGAGCAGGGCTACGGAG GCTATGGGGCATGGAGTGCTGGACCTGCCAACACCCAGG GTGCCTATGGAACCGGTGTGGCCAGTTGGCAAG GTTATGAAAACTACAATTATTACAGCACCCAGAACACCAGTGTCACCACAGGAGCGACCTACAGCTATGGCCCAGCCTCCTGGGAGGCTGCCAAGGCCAGCGATGGTGGCCTGGCAGCTGGAGGCCCTGCCATGCACATGGCCTCTTATGGCCCAGAGCCATGCGCTGACAATTCTGACTCCCTCATTGCCAAGATCAACCAGCGTTTGGACATGATATCCAAGGAAGGAATCAGGGGCGGGAGCGGCAGTGGCGGGGAGGGCTTGCAGGACCGGGAGAG CTCCTTCCGCTTCCAGCAGTTTGAGTCCTATGACTCCAGGCCTTGCCTACCTGAACACAACCCCTACCGCTCCAGCTACAGCTACGACTATGACTTTGATCTCGGGTCCAACCGCAATGGCGGCTTTGGTGGGCAGTATAATGACTGCAGGGACCCGGCCCGTGAGCGGGGCTCCCTGGATGGTTTTGTGCGGGGCCGGAGCCAGGGCCGCTTCCAGGATCGGAGCAACCCCAGCACCTTTATACGCAGCGACCCCTTCTTGCCACCCCCGGTCTCCTCCGAGCCTCTGTCCACTCCCTGGAACGAGCTGAACTACATGGGTGGGCGGGGCCTGAGCGGCCCCTCCCCCAGCAGGCCACCACCTTCTGTCTTCCCCCAGTCCATGCATGCCCCTGACTATGGTGTGATGGGCATGCAGGGGGCAGGTGGCTATGACAACGCCATTCCTTATGGATGTGGCCGGTCACAGACCCGGATGCGGGACTGG CCCAGGAGGAGAGGGTTTGACCGCTTCGGACCAGACAGCATGGGCAGGAAGCGGAAGCTGTTTCAAATGTATGAGGAACCGGACGCCAAAGTGGCCCGGGCTGACAGCGAAGGAGATTTTTCTGACAACG ATGATGGAGCTGGTGACTTCCGGTCAGGAGATGAAGAATTCAGAGGT GAGGATGAATTCTGCGACTCTGGGAGGCAGAGAG GAGAGAAGGACGACGAGGAcgaagaaatgaagaagaaaagagaaaagcaaaggagGAGGGATAGGATGCGGGACCGGGCAGCAGACAG GATTCAGTTTGCATGTTCTGTGTGCAAGTTCCGTAGCTTTGAAGACGAAGAAATCCAGAAGCATCTGCAAAGCAAATTTCACAAAGACACTCTGCAGTTTATAAGTACCAAACTGCCTGATAAGACGGTGGAGTTCCTCCAG GAATACATCGTAAACAGGAATAAGAAAATTGAGAAGCGGCGTCATGAGTTGACAGAGAAGGAAAGCACGAAACCAAAACCAGATCCTTTCAAAG GGATTGGCCAGGAACACTTCTTCAAGAAGATTGAGGCCGCTCACTGCCTGGCCTGTGACATGCTGATCCCTGCACAGCACCATCTCCTCCAGCGGCATCTGCACTCTGTGGACCACAATCACAACCGCCGG TTGGCTGCTGAACAGTTCAAGAAAACAAGTCTCCATGTGGCTAAGAGTGTTTTGAACAACAGACATATAGTGAAGATGCTGGAAAAATATCTCAAG GGTGAGGATCCTTTCACCAATGAAACTGTTGACCCAGAAATGGAAGGTGATGACAATTTAGAAGCTGAGGATAAGGAGGAGACACCTGAGGAAGTGGCTGCAGAAGTCTTAGCCAAGGTGATCACAGCAGCGGTGAGGGCAGTCGATGGGGAAGCAGTGCCCACTGGAGAGGGCGACAGAGTGCTGGCGGGAGGGGAAGGCCCTGTGGCTGTGGCGGAGGCCGGTAGTGATCCCCATATCGAACAGCCACCAGAAGAGGAGATGCCCTGTGGAACAGCATCTGATAAAGGGGATACCGAGGCCAGAAATGAGGTGGAGACACTGGCAGCAGAGGTAGAAAGCCCCATAACCGTggctgccccttccccagctgcCCCAGAGGCCAAAGTTGAACAGACGGGTGAAGAGTCCAAAGATGATAGCCCCATGGAATGA